Proteins from a genomic interval of Erwinia sp. SLM-02:
- the ybbA gene encoding putative ABC transporter ATP-binding protein YbbA, with translation MPAENILEVHRLSKSVGQGEHQLSILTGVELVVKPAETLALIGESGSGKSTLLGILAGLDDGSEGEVMMLGQPLHEMDEEQRAELRAKNVGFVFQAFMLVPTLNALENVQLPALLRGENDRQSREQAAQLLGQLGLGQRLSHLPAQLSGGEQQRVALARAFNGRPALLFADEPTGNLDRKTGDRIADLLFSMNRDLGTTLILVTHDEQLAARCDRRLRLRDGKLWEEA, from the coding sequence ATGCCAGCGGAAAACATTCTTGAAGTTCATCGTCTTAGTAAGTCCGTCGGTCAGGGTGAGCATCAGCTTTCCATCCTCACCGGAGTTGAGCTGGTTGTCAAACCGGCTGAAACTCTCGCCCTGATCGGCGAGTCGGGTTCAGGGAAATCAACGCTGCTCGGCATTCTTGCCGGACTGGACGACGGCAGCGAAGGGGAGGTGATGATGCTCGGCCAGCCGCTGCACGAGATGGATGAAGAGCAGCGGGCGGAGCTGAGGGCGAAAAACGTTGGCTTCGTTTTCCAGGCTTTTATGCTGGTGCCCACGCTGAACGCGCTGGAGAACGTGCAGCTTCCGGCGCTGCTGCGCGGTGAGAATGACCGTCAGAGCCGCGAGCAGGCGGCGCAGCTGCTCGGCCAGCTCGGCCTTGGACAACGCCTGAGCCATCTGCCCGCCCAGCTTTCCGGCGGGGAGCAGCAGCGGGTGGCGCTGGCGCGTGCTTTCAATGGCCGCCCGGCGCTGCTGTTTGCCGATGAGCCTACCGGCAACCTTGACCGTAAAACCGGCGACCGCATTGCCGATTTGCTGTTTTCCATGAACCGCGACCTGGGCACCACGCTGATTCTGGTGACGCACGATGAACAGCTGGCGGCGCGCTGCGATCGCCGCCTGCGGCTGCGCGACGGAAAACTGTGGGAGGAGGCATGA
- a CDS encoding LuxR family transcriptional regulator produces MRNLFFNNIAINSSIKMHLEKRLAKYKNFNYAYAIMSKNNPSNFSIISNRQEWFNVYLENNFQFIDPVLMTALNRITPFAWDENIMLNQGIKVPKIFDIAKNHNIINGYTFVLHDQYNNLVVLSMMMDEKCDDNIDEFIIYNKNNLQMILISTHEKLTSLYKEQESKSEFEGMNAKDLLSKRENEVIYWASVGKSYQEIALILDIKTTTVKYHIGNTVKKLGVTNAKHAIRMGVELQIIRPLLPDEK; encoded by the coding sequence ATGCGAAATCTATTTTTTAACAACATAGCAATTAACTCATCCATTAAAATGCACCTTGAAAAAAGGCTGGCGAAGTATAAAAATTTTAATTATGCCTATGCTATCATGAGTAAAAATAATCCATCAAATTTTAGCATAATCTCTAATAGACAAGAATGGTTCAATGTATATCTGGAAAATAACTTCCAATTTATTGATCCAGTATTAATGACAGCATTAAACAGGATCACTCCCTTTGCGTGGGACGAAAACATTATGCTCAACCAGGGAATAAAGGTCCCCAAAATTTTTGACATAGCAAAAAATCACAATATCATAAATGGATATACTTTTGTATTGCACGATCAATATAATAATCTTGTTGTTCTATCAATGATGATGGATGAAAAATGTGATGACAATATTGATGAGTTTATAATTTATAATAAAAATAATCTCCAGATGATTTTAATATCCACCCATGAAAAATTAACTTCACTTTATAAAGAGCAGGAAAGCAAATCAGAATTTGAAGGAATGAACGCTAAAGATTTATTATCAAAACGCGAAAACGAAGTTATTTACTGGGCTAGCGTTGGAAAATCCTATCAAGAAATAGCACTCATATTGGATATAAAAACTACCACTGTAAAATATCACATTGGTAATACGGTAAAAAAACTCGGTGTCACTAATGCAAAACATGCGATTAGAATGGGGGTTGAATTACAAATCATCAGACCGCTTCTCCCTGACGAAAAATGA
- a CDS encoding acyl-homoserine-lactone synthase: MKHVILYGLIYRVIHARIYYGWFSMLDFFDVGYNSLDGLRSDDLFSLRKSVFKDRLNWMVSCNEGMESDKYDSHQTVYLLGKASGHLICGVRFIETKYPNMITDVFNKYFNKIEIPSGNFIEASRLFIDKNRSETIRGKGFPISATLFLSMVNYARHYRYDGIYAIVSHSMYIIFKRSGWPVSIVERGVSEKNENIYLIFMPVDEGSQKVLTSLVKNSIGGCRYSLNQWPLSFFVREKRSDDL, from the coding sequence ATGAAGCATGTCATTTTATATGGTCTGATTTATCGGGTTATTCATGCCAGAATTTACTATGGATGGTTTTCTATGCTGGATTTTTTTGATGTTGGTTACAACTCTCTTGATGGTTTAAGGTCTGATGATCTTTTTTCTTTAAGAAAATCAGTTTTTAAAGATAGATTAAATTGGATGGTAAGTTGTAATGAAGGTATGGAATCGGATAAATATGATAGTCATCAAACTGTTTATCTGCTAGGTAAAGCCAGTGGGCATCTTATTTGTGGTGTGCGGTTTATTGAAACAAAATATCCAAATATGATTACCGATGTTTTCAATAAATATTTCAATAAAATTGAAATTCCCAGTGGAAATTTTATTGAGGCCAGTCGTTTATTTATTGATAAGAACCGTTCAGAAACAATCAGGGGTAAAGGTTTTCCTATCAGCGCAACTTTGTTTTTGTCAATGGTAAATTATGCAAGGCATTATCGCTATGATGGGATATATGCAATAGTCAGTCATTCTATGTATATTATTTTCAAACGTTCTGGTTGGCCTGTTTCTATTGTTGAGAGAGGGGTTTCGGAAAAAAATGAAAATATATACCTCATCTTCATGCCTGTAGACGAGGGAAGCCAGAAAGTTTTAACCTCATTGGTGAAAAATAGTATTGGTGGGTGTCGTTACTCTTTAAATCAGTGGCCTTTGTCATTTTTCGTCAGGGAGAAGCGGTCTGATGATTTGTAA
- the ybbP gene encoding putative ABC transporter permease subunit YbbP translates to MIWRWFWREWKSPSLLIVWLALTLAVACVLALGSLSDRMEKGLTQQSRDFMAGDRTLRSSREVPAEWLEQARSDGLQVARQLTFMTMTFAGDTPQLASVKAVDDAYPMFGQLATEPPGLKPAAGTVLAAPRLLALLDRKSGENIDVGDTTLRIAGEVIQEPDAGFNPFQTAPRLLMNLADVEKTGAVQPGSRLSWHYKFAGNPQQLARFDDWIASRLTPDQRWISVENSDDALGKSMQRAQQFLLLSALLTLMLAIAAVAVAMSHYCRSRYDLVAVLKTLGANRKALRKLIVGQWLAVLFLAAVCGGAIGMGFEALLLRMLRPVLPGELPAASGWPWLWAVGSLFVISLLVGLRPYRLLLATQPLRVLRRDAVANIWPLKIYLPLMALVVVGLLALLVGGSTLLWALVAGIVLLSLLLGAVGWGGLLLLRRLTLRNLAFRLAVNRLLRQPWTTLSQLAAFSLSFMLLALLLVMRGDLLDRWQQQLPPGSPNYFLLNLTAQQVPQVKTFLEQHQVKPETFYPVARVRLTGINQQAVDPKLDESLNRELNLTWQSDLPDHNPLTAGSWPPKVGETSMEEELAGRLGVKLGDTLTFTGDTQDFTAKISSLRKVDWESLKPNFFFIFPPGALDAQPQTWLTSFRLENNNALLVQLNREFPTLSLLDIGSILRQIGQVLAQVSQALEIMVVLVTACGVLLLLAQIQVGMRQRRQELVVYRTLGASKKLLRGTLWCEFALLGVVSGAAAAIGAEAALWGLQRKVFDFPWQPDFVLWLVLPLSGALLLSLCGGWLGVRLLKGRALFRGYEAG, encoded by the coding sequence ATGATCTGGCGCTGGTTCTGGCGCGAGTGGAAATCCCCCTCGCTGCTGATTGTCTGGCTGGCGCTGACCCTGGCGGTGGCCTGCGTGCTGGCGCTGGGCTCGCTCAGTGACCGCATGGAAAAGGGATTAACCCAGCAGAGCCGTGATTTTATGGCGGGGGACCGCACGCTGCGCAGCTCGCGCGAGGTGCCCGCTGAATGGCTGGAGCAGGCCCGCAGCGACGGGCTTCAGGTTGCGCGCCAGCTGACCTTTATGACCATGACCTTTGCCGGAGATACCCCGCAGCTGGCCTCGGTGAAGGCGGTGGACGATGCCTACCCGATGTTCGGCCAGCTGGCCACCGAGCCGCCCGGATTAAAACCGGCGGCGGGAACCGTACTGGCCGCACCCCGGCTGCTGGCGTTGCTCGATCGTAAAAGCGGCGAAAATATTGACGTTGGCGATACCACGTTACGCATTGCGGGCGAGGTGATTCAGGAGCCGGATGCCGGATTCAACCCGTTCCAGACCGCGCCGCGCCTGTTAATGAACCTGGCCGACGTGGAGAAAACCGGCGCGGTGCAGCCGGGCAGCCGACTGAGCTGGCACTATAAATTTGCCGGCAATCCGCAGCAGCTGGCGCGCTTTGATGACTGGATAGCCTCGCGCCTGACGCCGGACCAGCGCTGGATTAGTGTGGAAAATTCGGATGATGCGCTGGGTAAATCCATGCAGCGCGCCCAGCAGTTCCTCCTGCTGTCGGCACTGCTGACGCTGATGCTGGCGATTGCCGCCGTGGCGGTGGCGATGAGCCACTACTGCCGCAGCCGCTACGATCTGGTGGCGGTGCTGAAAACGCTGGGCGCAAACCGTAAAGCGTTGCGTAAGCTAATCGTTGGGCAGTGGCTGGCGGTGCTGTTTTTGGCGGCGGTGTGCGGTGGGGCGATCGGCATGGGGTTTGAGGCGCTGCTGTTGCGCATGCTGCGCCCGGTGCTGCCCGGTGAACTTCCTGCCGCCAGCGGCTGGCCGTGGCTGTGGGCGGTGGGCTCGCTGTTTGTGATTTCGCTGCTGGTTGGCCTGCGGCCCTATCGTCTGCTGCTGGCAACCCAGCCGCTGCGCGTGCTGCGACGTGATGCGGTAGCGAATATCTGGCCGTTGAAAATCTATCTGCCGCTGATGGCGCTGGTGGTGGTGGGGCTGCTGGCCCTGCTGGTGGGCGGCAGCACCCTGCTGTGGGCGCTGGTGGCGGGTATTGTGCTGCTGTCGCTGCTGCTGGGCGCGGTGGGCTGGGGCGGACTGCTGCTGCTCAGGCGCCTGACCCTGCGCAATCTGGCGTTTCGCCTGGCGGTAAACCGCCTGCTGCGGCAGCCGTGGACCACCCTGAGCCAGCTGGCCGCATTTTCGCTGTCGTTTATGCTGCTGGCACTGCTGCTGGTGATGCGAGGCGATCTGCTGGATCGCTGGCAGCAGCAGCTGCCGCCGGGTAGTCCCAACTATTTCCTGCTGAATCTGACCGCACAGCAGGTGCCGCAGGTGAAAACCTTCCTTGAACAGCATCAGGTGAAGCCGGAAACGTTCTATCCGGTGGCCCGCGTGCGGCTGACCGGGATCAATCAGCAGGCGGTCGATCCGAAGCTGGACGAGTCGCTGAACCGCGAGCTGAATCTGACGTGGCAAAGCGATCTTCCCGATCACAATCCGCTGACCGCAGGCAGCTGGCCGCCGAAGGTCGGGGAAACCTCGATGGAGGAGGAACTGGCGGGAAGGCTGGGCGTGAAGCTGGGGGATACGCTGACCTTTACCGGCGATACCCAGGACTTTACGGCGAAAATCTCCAGCCTGCGTAAGGTGGACTGGGAAAGCCTGAAGCCGAACTTCTTCTTCATCTTCCCGCCGGGGGCGCTGGATGCGCAGCCGCAGACCTGGCTGACCAGCTTCCGTCTGGAGAATAATAACGCCCTGCTGGTACAGCTTAACCGCGAGTTTCCTACGCTGAGCCTGCTGGATATCGGCAGTATTTTACGGCAGATAGGGCAGGTGCTGGCGCAGGTGAGCCAGGCGCTGGAAATTATGGTGGTGCTGGTTACCGCCTGCGGCGTGCTGCTGCTGCTGGCACAGATCCAGGTGGGGATGCGTCAGCGACGGCAGGAGCTGGTGGTCTACCGCACGCTGGGGGCCAGTAAAAAGCTGCTGCGCGGCACGCTGTGGTGTGAATTCGCGCTGCTTGGCGTGGTATCCGGCGCGGCGGCGGCAATCGGTGCGGAAGCCGCCCTGTGGGGATTACAGCGGAAAGTCTTCGACTTCCCGTGGCAGCCGGATTTCGTGCTGTGGCTGGTGCTGCCGCTGAGCGGTGCGCTGCTGCTTTCCCTTTGCGGCGGCTGGCTGGGCGTGCGGTTGCTGAAGGGCAGGGCGCTGTTCCGGGGATATGAGGCTGGGTAA
- the purK gene encoding 5-(carboxyamino)imidazole ribonucleotide synthase — protein sequence MKPVCVLGNGQLGRMLRQAGEPLGIAVYPVGLDAEPEALPIAASVITAEIERWPETALTRELAGHNAFVNRDIFPLLADRLTQKQLLDRLGLATAPWQLLSSADQWPQVFTTLGELAIVKRRTGGYDGRGQWRLRANETGSLPEECYGECIVERGINFSGEVSLVGARGHDGHTVFYPLTHNLHQDGILRTSVMLPVVNAAHQQQAEQMLSAIMNELNYVGVMAMECFVVPEGLLINELAPRVHNSGHWTQNGASISQFELHLRAILDLPLPKPVVSSPAVMVNLIGTDVNLDWLQQPLVHLHWYDKEVRPGRKVGHLNLSDVSTAALRDALNALVPMLPEEYTSGIAWAVEKLG from the coding sequence ATGAAACCGGTTTGCGTATTAGGCAACGGCCAGCTGGGGCGCATGCTGCGCCAGGCGGGCGAGCCGCTGGGCATCGCGGTGTATCCCGTGGGCCTGGATGCGGAACCGGAAGCGCTGCCGATTGCCGCCAGCGTGATTACCGCGGAAATTGAGCGCTGGCCGGAAACCGCACTGACCCGTGAACTGGCAGGCCATAACGCTTTCGTTAACCGCGATATCTTCCCACTGCTGGCCGACCGCCTGACGCAGAAGCAACTGCTGGACCGGCTTGGCCTGGCCACCGCGCCGTGGCAGCTGCTCTCCTCTGCCGACCAGTGGCCGCAGGTGTTCACCACCCTCGGCGAGCTGGCGATCGTTAAGCGCCGCACCGGTGGCTACGACGGGCGCGGCCAGTGGCGTCTGCGCGCAAACGAGACCGGCTCGCTGCCGGAAGAGTGCTACGGCGAATGCATCGTTGAGCGCGGCATTAACTTCTCCGGCGAAGTGTCGCTGGTGGGCGCACGCGGCCACGATGGCCATACGGTATTCTATCCGCTGACTCATAACCTGCATCAGGACGGTATTCTGCGCACCAGCGTGATGCTGCCCGTGGTGAACGCTGCCCATCAGCAGCAGGCCGAGCAGATGCTGTCGGCAATTATGAACGAGCTGAACTACGTCGGCGTGATGGCGATGGAGTGCTTCGTGGTGCCGGAAGGTCTGCTGATTAACGAGCTGGCCCCACGCGTGCACAACAGCGGCCACTGGACGCAGAACGGCGCATCGATTAGCCAGTTTGAGCTGCACCTGCGGGCGATCCTCGATCTGCCGCTGCCGAAGCCGGTCGTCAGCAGTCCGGCGGTGATGGTGAATCTGATCGGCACCGACGTGAATCTGGACTGGCTGCAGCAGCCGCTGGTGCACCTGCACTGGTACGATAAAGAAGTGCGCCCGGGCCGTAAGGTCGGTCACCTCAACCTGTCAGACGTCAGCACCGCAGCGTTACGCGACGCGCTGAACGCGCTGGTGCCGATGCTGCCGGAGGAGTACACCAGCGGGATTGCCTGGGCGGTTGAGAAGCTGGGCTGA
- the purE gene encoding 5-(carboxyamino)imidazole ribonucleotide mutase has translation MSSNAAPARIAIVMGSKSDWATMQFAAEILTSLDVPFHCEVVSAHRTPDKLFSFAEQAADNGYQVIIAGAGGAAHLPGMLAAKTLVPVLGVPVQSAALSGVDSLYSIVQMPRGIPVGTLAIGKAGAANSALLAAQIVALHDAGLATRLAAWRQSQTDEVLNNPDPRGDA, from the coding sequence ATGTCATCTAACGCCGCACCGGCCCGCATTGCTATTGTTATGGGTTCCAAAAGTGACTGGGCAACCATGCAGTTTGCAGCGGAAATCCTCACCAGTCTGGACGTTCCCTTCCACTGTGAAGTGGTTTCTGCCCACCGTACCCCGGACAAGCTGTTCAGCTTTGCCGAACAGGCTGCGGATAACGGCTATCAGGTGATCATTGCTGGCGCAGGCGGCGCGGCCCACCTGCCGGGTATGCTGGCGGCGAAAACGCTGGTTCCGGTGCTGGGCGTACCGGTGCAGAGCGCGGCACTGAGCGGCGTTGACAGCCTTTACTCCATCGTACAGATGCCGCGCGGTATTCCGGTTGGCACGCTGGCGATTGGTAAAGCCGGAGCGGCAAACTCCGCCCTGCTGGCGGCGCAGATCGTTGCCCTCCACGATGCCGGGCTGGCAACGCGCCTGGCGGCATGGCGTCAGTCCCAGACCGATGAAGTGCTGAACAACCCGGATCCACGGGGTGATGCATGA